A single genomic interval of Pyrus communis chromosome 5, drPyrComm1.1, whole genome shotgun sequence harbors:
- the LOC137734505 gene encoding uncharacterized protein has product MACWSAENATKAYLKALKMGQKGNEPDVIEFISALAAGNNAQLMVVACAGAADSNTLALAVAAQQTGSRVVCILRGNEELHLSEKILGVNVCHVEFVIGEAQNLLLNYYKEADFVLIDCNLKNHEAVLRAVQMGRKQNGAIVVGHNAFGKGSWRSGGSRTQLLPIGGGLLVTRIAAESNNAKMIGNKNHWVVKIDKCTGEEHVFRVRSSFPHGKGIAA; this is encoded by the exons ATGGCTTGCTGGTCTGCTGAGAATGCCACAAAAGCCTACCTCAAAGCCCTAAAAATG GGCCAGAAGGGAAACGAGCCAGATGTGATCGAGTTCATTTCAGCCCTAGCAGCAGGCAACAATGCGCAGCTAATGGTTGTTGCGTGCGCTGGAGCTGCCGACTCCAATACCCTAGCCCTTGCTGTGGCTGCTCAACAAACTGGCAGCAGAGTTGTATGCATTCTTCGCGGTAACGAAGAATTACACTTGTCTGAGAAAATCCTCGGCGTCAACGTTTGTCACGTTGAGTTTGTTATTGGAGAAGCTCAAAATCTTCTTTTAAATTACTACAAGGAGGCGGATTTCGTGCTCATCGATTGCAACCTCAAGAACCACGAGGCAGTTCTTAGAGCGGTGCAGATGGGGAGGAAGCAAAACGGAGCTATTGTTGTGGGGCATAACGCTTTCGGAAAAGGGTCGTGGAGGTCCGGCGGATCAAGGACTCAGTTGTTGCCCATCGGAGGAGGGTTGCTGGTGACAAGAATTGCAGCAGAAAGTAATAATGCAAAAATGATTGGAAATAAGAACCATTGGGTTGTGAAGATTGATAAATGCACAGGTGAAGAGCATGTGTTTAGGGTTAGATCATCGTTTCCACATGGGAAAGGGATTGCAGCTtag
- the LOC137734884 gene encoding hypersensitive-induced response protein 4 has protein sequence MGNSCCFFCSCIDQASIGILERWGRFERLAEPGFHLLNPLVGQWVAGILSTRIASLDVRIETKTKDNVFVQLVCSIQYRVVKENADDAFYELQNPKEQIQAYVFDVVRALVPRMTLDELFEQKGEVAKAVLEELEKVMRGYGYSIEHILMVDIIPDASVRKAMNEINAAQRLQLANVYKGEAEKVLQVKRAEAEAEAKYLGGVGVARQRQAITDGLRENILNFSGKVEGTSSKEVMDLIMITQYFDTIKDLGNSSKNTTVFIPHGPGHVRDIGDQIRNGLMEASSAQLNAE, from the exons ATGGGCAATTCGTGCTGCTTCTTCTGTAGCTGCATAGACCAAGCGAGCATAGGCATCTTGGAGAGGTGGGGCCGTTTCGAGAGGCTCGCCGAACCCGGTTTCCACCTCCTGAACCCGTTGGTCGGTCAATGGGTCGCCGGCATCCTCTCCACCAGGATCGCCTCTCTCGACGTCCGCATCGAGACCAAAACCAAG GATAATGTGTTTGTGCAATTGGTCTGCTCAATTCAATACAGGGTGGTGAAAGAGAATGCTGATGATGCGTTTTATGAGCTGCAAAACCCCAAAGAGCAGATTCAAGCTTATGTCTTTGATG TGGTTCGAGCTCTGGTTCCGAGAATGACGCTGGACGAGCTCTTTGAGCAGAAGGGTGAGGTTGCTAAAGCCGTGTTGGAGGAGCTTGAGAAG GTTATGAGAGGATATGGATACAGCATAGAGCACATACTGATGGTTGACATTATACCTGATGCCTCTGTTCGCAAGGCAATGAATGAGATCAATGCAG CTCAAAGGCTCCAGCTAGCCAATGTATACAAAGGAGAAGCAGAGAAGGTGCTTCAGGTGAAAAGGGCAGAAGCTGAAGCCGAGGCCAAGTACCTTGGCGGAGTTGGTGTTGCCAGGCAGAGGCAGGCAATCACCGATGGATTGAGAGAGAACATCTTGAATTTCTCAGGCAAGGTGGAAGGCACCTCGTCAAAGGAGGTGATGGATCTGATCATGATCACTCAGTACTTTGACACAATCAAAGACCTCGGGAACTCGTCGAAAAACACTACAGTTTTTATACCCCACGGTCCGGGACACGTTAGGGACATCGGTGATCAAATACGCAACGGACTAATGGAGGCATCCAGTGCTCAGCTCAACGCCGAGTAA